A genome region from Polypterus senegalus isolate Bchr_013 chromosome 7, ASM1683550v1, whole genome shotgun sequence includes the following:
- the enc1 gene encoding ectoderm-neural cortex protein 1, producing the protein MKMSVYVHENRKSRASTGSMNIYLFHKSSYADSVLMHLNALRQQRLFTDVLLHAGERSFPCHRAVLAACSRYFEAMFSGGLRESQTNEVNFHDSIHPEVLELLLDYAYSSRVIINEENAESLLEAGDMLEFQDIRDACAEFLEKNLHPSNCLGMLLLSDAHQCTKLYELSWGMCLSNFPAISKTEDFLQLPKDMLVQLLSNEELETEDERLVYESALNWVNYDLEKRHCYLPELLRTVRLALLPAIFLMENVSMEELIIKQVKSKELVEEAIRCKLKILQNDGVVTSLCARPRKTGHALFLLGGQTFMCDKLYLVDQKAKEIIPKADIPSPRKEFSACAIGCKVYVTGGRGSENGVSKDVWVYDTLHEEWSKAAPMLIARFGHGSAELKHCLYVVGGHTAATGCLPASPSVSLKQVEQYDPITNKWTIVAPLREGVSNAAVVSVKLKLFAFGGTSVSHDKLPKVQCYDPLENRWTVPATCPQPWRYTAAAVLGNQIFVMGGDTEFSACSAYKFNSETYQWTKVGDVTAKRMSCQAVASGNKLYVVGGYFGTQRCKTLDCYDPTLDTWNSITTVPYSLIPTAFVSTWKHLPA; encoded by the coding sequence ATGAAAATGTCTGTTTACGTCCATGAGAATCGCAAGTCCAGAGCCAGCACGGGATCAATGAATATCTACTTGTTCCACAAATCATCATATGCCGACAGCGTCCTCATGCATCTGAATGCACTGCGCCAGCAGCGTCTTTTCACTGATGTTCTGCTGCATGCAGGGGAACGCTCCTTTCCGTGTCACCGCGCTGTGCTTGCGGCCTGCAGCCGGTATTTTGAAGCCATGTTCAGCGGTGGGCTGAGGGAGAGTCAGACCAATGAAGTGAATTTCCATGATTCTATTCATCCTGAGGTCTTGGAACTTCTTCTCGACTATGCCTACTCCTCACGAGTCATCATCAACGAGGAGAATGCAGAGTCACTTCTAGAAGCTGGGGACATGCTAGAGTTCCAGGACATCCGAGATGCCTGTGCCGAGTTTCTGGAGAAGAATCTCCATCCTAGTAACTGTCTTGGCATGCTGTTGCTCTCTGATGCCCATCAGTGCACTAAGCTGTACGAGCTTTCATGGGGGATGTGTCTGAGCAACTTCCCAGCCATAAGCAAAACTGAAGACTTCTTGCAGTTGCCCAAAGATATGCTTGTGCAGCTGCTTTCCAATGAAGAGCTGGAAACCGAGGATGAGAGACTGGTTTATGAGTCGGCACTCAACTGGGTGAACTACGACCTGGAGAAGAGACACTGCTACCTTCCGGAGCTCCTGCGCACTGTCAGGCTTGCTCTGCTCCCAGCTATTTTTCTGATGGAGAATGTCTCCATGGAAGAGCTCATCATCAAGCAGGTAAAGAGCAAAGAACTAGTGGAAGAGGCCATCCGGTGCAAGCTGAAAATCTTGCAGAATGATGGTGTGGTGACAAGTCTGTGTGCACGTCCTCGCAAAACTGGACATGCCCTTTTCCTCTTGGGAGGGCAGACCTTCATGTGTGACAAGCTGTACCTGGTGGACCAAAAAGCCAAAGAGATTATCCCCAAAGCTGACATCCCCAGCCCTCGTAAAGAGTTTAGTGCTTGCGCCATAGGTTGCAAGGTGTACGTGACAGGCGGTAGAGGATCTGAAAATGGCGTTTCTAAAGATGTGTGGGTATACGACACTTTGcatgaagaatggtcaaaagcAGCTCCCATGCTGATTGCCCGATTTGGTCATGGGTCTGCTGAGTTAAAGCACTGCTTATATGTGGTAGGTGGACACACAGCAGCCACAGGGTGTCTTCCAGCCTCTCCTTCTGTATCCCTTAAGCAAGTTGAACAGTATGACCCAATAACAAACAAGTGGACAATAGTGGCTCCTCTCAGAGAAGGGGTGAGCAATGCTGCAGTAGTAAGCGTCAAACTAAAACTCTTCGCTTTTGGTGGCACAAGTGTTAGCCATGACAAATTACCTAAAGTGCAGTGCTATGACCCATTGGAAAACAGATGGACTGTGCCAGCCACCTGCCCACAGCCCTGGCGTTACACCGCTGCTGCCGTGCTGGGAAATCAGATTTTCGTCATGGGAGGAGACACAGAATTTTCTGCATGCTCAGCCTACAAGTTTAACAGCGAAACCTATCAGTGGACTAAAGTAGGTGATGTTACAGCAAAGAGAATGAGCTGCCAGGCTGTGGCATCTGGAAACAAACTGTATGTGGTGGGAGGCTACTTTGGCACACAGAGGTGCAAAACACTGGACTGCTATGACCCCACTCTGGACACCTGGAACAGCAtaaccacagttccttattcgcTGATACCTACAGCTTTTGTCAGCACCTGGAAACACCTTCCAGCCTAG